The Streptomyces rimosus genomic interval CGCCGACCCCGCCCGTCCGCTCGGCGAGGCGCTGCTCGACCAGCGGAACCTGGCCGGTATCGGCAACGTCTTCAAGTGCGAGCTCTGCTTCCTGCTGCGGGCGTCCCCTTGGCTGCCCATCGGCCGGCTGCCCGCTCCGGAGCGTGCGACCACCCTCGCGAAGAAGCTCCTGGAGGCCAACAAGGACCGGCTCGCCCGCGTCACGACACCGAGTGCCCGCCCGGACCGCCGCCAGTGGGTCTACGGGCGCGGGGGCCGCCCGTGTTTCCGCTGCGGCACACCGATCCGTACGGGAGAACAAGGCCCGGCCACCCAGGAACGCGTCACCTACTGGTGCCCCACGTGCCAGCCGGAGGACGTGGACGCGCCGTCATCCCCTGAGCCAACCGGGTGACCCCGCCCCACCGTCACCTACGCCAGAGCCGTCCGAGCCCGGCCCGCCGCCCGACCCCGGCGGCCGACTCCCGCAGCAGGCCCCGAATGCGTCCGGCTTCCCGACCGCCCCGGCCCTCCTTGCCGCCACCGCGCCGCCCCGGGTCCGTCCATGGCACGCAGTGCACCGGCAACAGGCTCAGCCCCCAGCCCCCCGCCGCCACCGCCCCTTCGACGATCCCCGCCGTGCCCGGCCACAGCGTCAGCCTCAGCACGGCCCAGCACCACAGCCCCCCGGCCGCGGCCCCGGTCACCAGCCGGACCGGAGATATGCCGAACCGGGCGAAGACGTCGTGCCTGGCCATGGCTGCCTCCTCCGGTCGACGCTAGACGGGCGCGGCCGTCCAGTGGGAGGGCGCACCGGGGCACAACCGGCGCGAACGGATCGACGGAGCCGTACGTCCGGCCCCGTACCGACCGGCCTCGGTCTTCTCCACCGATCCCGGTCTTCCCGGTATTTTCGCGCGGCGCCGTCCGCCCCGCATCCAGACGAACCCGCGACCGCCCCATGCCCGGCCGCCCACCGCCCACGTGCCGGACCGGCCCCGACCGAGCACCGCGCGCCACTCGTACACCAGCTCGCCCCCGCGGCTCCCCGGCCCGTCGCCCCGCGTCTCCTACGCTGCACTGAGTGGTCACCGCCCGTCGGCGGCCACCGCCCCAGACGCACCGAACGGAGACCTCCGTGAGCGCCGATCCCCCCGCCCGCGAGCTGCGCATCGGGACCCGTACGAGCCCCATGGCGCTCGCCCAGACCACCCACGTCACCCGGCTGCTGCACGCACTCGACCCACGGCTGCGCATCGTGACCGTCCCGGTCCAGAGCGAGGCCGGCCTGTGGCACGGCGATCTGTCCGGCACCGGCGGGAAGGGCCTGTTCGTCAAGGCCCTGGACGCACGGTTGCAGAGCGGCGACATCGACCTCGCGCTGCACTGCCTCAAGGACGTACCCGGCGACGTGCCGCTCCGCGAGGGGCTGGTCGTCGTCGCGCATCTGGAGCGCGCCGACGTCCGGGACGCGCTGGTCGTGCCCGAACACTCCGGGGTGCGCCGCCTCGACGACCTCCCGCATGGCGCCCGGGTCGGCACCGCGTCCGTACGCCGCCGGGCCCAGCTCCTGCGGCTCCGCCCGGACCTGCGGATCGTGCCCGTACGCGGCGCCGTCGGCACCCGCCTGGACCTCCTGGACGGCGGGCGGGAGGCGCACGTCGAGCTGGACGCGCTGGTCCTGGCCAGTGCCGGGCTGGCCAGGCTGGGCCTGACGCACCGGGCACGGCAGGTCTTCGAGACGGACGAGCTGCTGCCGGCCGTCGGCGCCGGCGTCCTGTCCCTGGAGTGCCGCCGCCACGACACCGCCCTCGCCGCGCTGTTGGAACAGCTCAACCACGAACGGACGCTCACGGAGGCGACCGCCGAGCGGGTCATGCTCCAGGGGCTGCGCGGCCACTGCAACAGTCCCATCGCGGGGTACTGCGTCACCGGGCCCGACGGGCACCTCTCCTTGCGCGGCATGGTCTTCTCCCCGGACGGCACCGCGTTCGCGCAGGCGCACCTGCGCAGCGACGCACCGCACGATCCGGCCGCGCTGGGCGCGCACGCCGCGACCGAACTCCTCAGCCAGGGCGCCCGAGCGCTGATCGACACCGGGGCTCCTCTTTGACGCGCGCGCCTTCCGTGCCCCCGCGCCTTTCGTACGCCGCACGCAATTCCCGCGCATTTCCCGGCGACGGCGCAATCGTCAACCACCGCGGAATCACCGGCAAATGACGGCCGAGCCGGCCTCAGGACACCAACCCGACCCCGGCGCCAAGGTGCTCCACCCACAGGCGTACGCTCCCGATCATGGAGGGGCGAGAAGCGCTTCGGCGCCGCATTCGTATCTGGTTGGTTGTTTTCATCGTCGGTCTCGTGCTGAGCGGACTGACGGCTTTTCCGCTCGTCACCGAACTCCGGTGGGCCGATGAACTGCTGCGGTCCGGCGCGTCGCCAGTCGCCGACCGGCTGCCGGGGCTGGTGGAGTGGATCGGCAGGGCCAGGGAGGGGCTGGAGGCCACCGACGCGAAGTATCCGTTCGTGCTGTACGGAACCGACTGGCTGGCGTTCGCGC includes:
- the hemC gene encoding hydroxymethylbilane synthase, which gives rise to MSADPPARELRIGTRTSPMALAQTTHVTRLLHALDPRLRIVTVPVQSEAGLWHGDLSGTGGKGLFVKALDARLQSGDIDLALHCLKDVPGDVPLREGLVVVAHLERADVRDALVVPEHSGVRRLDDLPHGARVGTASVRRRAQLLRLRPDLRIVPVRGAVGTRLDLLDGGREAHVELDALVLASAGLARLGLTHRARQVFETDELLPAVGAGVLSLECRRHDTALAALLEQLNHERTLTEATAERVMLQGLRGHCNSPIAGYCVTGPDGHLSLRGMVFSPDGTAFAQAHLRSDAPHDPAALGAHAATELLSQGARALIDTGAPL